From one Amia ocellicauda isolate fAmiCal2 chromosome 17, fAmiCal2.hap1, whole genome shotgun sequence genomic stretch:
- the serpind1 gene encoding heparin cofactor 2: MWFLTVVTLACLLASPSLAGVKDLGIHFSPSGTVQPIGPRGPASGGAPDMEAIPPEFHKENTVTNDLPFDGGFEEEDYIDFEKLLAEDDDYSDAIDEIDTPVQGVIITAPTDPQVRKAQLLQLFHGQTRLQRLSTVNADFGFKLYRVLRNAANQSDNILFAPVGISIAMGMIDLGTKQLTHQQIYQTLGFGDFVNVSSMYEDLTVHKLFRKLTHRLFRRNFGYTLRSVNDLYVQKERPIVDSFKSNVKNFYFAEPQSVDFRDRTFLSKANQRIVKITKGLIKEALKSVNPDTVLMLLNYLYFKGTWENKFPVELTHHRSFRVNERQTVRVPMMQTKGNFMAAADHELECDILQLPYVGNISMMIAFPRKLSGIRTLEKAISPTVVNKWMSNMTNRTREVVFPKFKLEKNYDLIGYLQEMGVTELFEKTADFSGMTSEKLSIDLFKHQGTITVNEEGTEAAAVTTVGFMPLSTQIRFIVDRPFLFLIYEHRTSCLLFMGRVVNPLNN; this comes from the exons ATGTGGTTCTTAACCGTAGTCACTCTGGCATGTCTGCTCGCCTCCCCCTCCCTTGCCGGGGTAAAGGACCTGGGTATTCACTTTAGCCCGAGTGGCACTGTGCAGCCGATTGGCCCCCGGGGGCCGGCTTCTGGAGGGGCCCCAGACATGGAGGCCATTCCACCAGAGTTCCACAAAGAAAACACGGTGACGAACGACCTCCCCTTTGATGGTGGCTTTGAGGAGGAGGACTACATTGACTTCGAGAAGCTGCTGGCAGAGGATGATGACTACAGTGATGCCATTGATGAGATTGACACGCCAGTCCAGGGAGTGATCATCACTGCGCCCACTGACCCGCAAGTGAGGAAAGCCCAGCTGCTGCAGCTCTTCCATGGCCAGACCAGGCTCCAGCGGCTCAGCACAGTCAACGCTGACTTCGGGTTTAAACTCTACCGGGTCCTGAGGAATGCTGCCAACCAGTCTGACAACATCCTGTTCGCTCCTGTGGGCATCTCCATCGCCATGGGCATGATAGACCTGGGCACCAAGCAGCTCACCCATCAGCAGATTTACCAAACGTTGGGCTTTGGTGACTTCGTCAATGTCAGCTCCATGTACGAGGACCTGACTGTACACAAGCTCTTCCGCAAGCTCACCCACCGCCTGTTCAGACGCAATTTCGGCTACACGCTGCGCTCTGTCAACGACCTGTATGTGCAGAAGGAGCGCCCCATCGTGGACTCCTTCAAGTCCAACGTCAAGAACTTCTACTTCGCCGAGCCCCAGTCCGTGGACTTCAGAGACCGAACGTTCCTCAGCAAAGCCAACCAGCGCATTGTGAAGATCACCAAGGGGTTGATCAAAGAAGCGCTCAAAAGTGTCAATCCGGACACGGTGCTGATGCTGCTCAATTACCTGTACTTTAAAG GCACCTGGGAAAACAAGTTCCCCGTGGAGCTGACACACCACCGCAGCTTCCGTGTTAATGAGCGACAGACGGTGCGTGTGCCCATGATGCAGACCAAGGGGAACTTCATGGCCGCTGCCGACCACGAGCTGGAGTGCGATATTCTGCAGCTGCCCTATGTGGGCAACATCAGCATGATGATCGCCTTCCCCAGGAAGCTGTCAGGCATCAGGACCCTGGAGAAAGCGATCTCGCCCACCGTGGTCAATAAGTGGATGAGCAATATGACTAACAG GACCCGGGAAGTGGTTTTCCCAAAATTTAAGCTGGAGAAGAACTACGACCTGATTGGATACCTACAGGAGATGGGGGTGACAGAGCTGTTTGAGAAGACAGCCGACTTCAGCGGAATGACATCTGAGAAACTCTCCATTGACCTG TTCAAACACCAGGGTACGATCACGGTGAATGAGGAGGGCACAGAGGCAGCCGCGGTGACCACGGTGGGGTTCATGCCGCTGTCCACTCAGATCCGCTTCATTGTGGACCGacccttcctcttcctcatctACGAGCACCGCACCAGCTGCCTGCTCTTCATGGGGCGTGTGGTCAACCCCCTCAATAACTAA